From Rhineura floridana isolate rRhiFlo1 chromosome 5, rRhiFlo1.hap2, whole genome shotgun sequence, a single genomic window includes:
- the B3GALT5 gene encoding beta-1,3-galactosyltransferase 5: MASKKLGKIVVFTVALFSAILCLFVKLSSVGICMFCETKSELFPFKRDSGLFLRLPRTDCRKNPPFLVILVTSSHKQSKARMAIRQTWGREKKVANKRIATYFLLGTTFNHDDQIAIAVENKKYRDIIQKDFIDSYYNLTLKTMMGLEWIHKFCPQSSFVMKTDSDMFVNTNYLTELLLKKNKNNRFFTGFLKVNERPIRKLTSKWYVSEEEYPGDTYPPFCSGTGYVFSIDIASKVYTVSKDVLYIKLEDVFMGLCLAKLNIKLEELHSEQTFFPEKVNFSACRFRKIVTSHFARPHEILIYWDALARSLDENCHDG, encoded by the coding sequence ATGGCTTCCAAGAAACTTGGAAAGATAGTTGTTTTCACTGTGGCTTTGTTTTCTGCTATTCTCTGTTTATTTGTCAAGCTGAGTTCTGTCGGAATTTGCATGTTCTGTGAGACAAAAAGTGAGCTCTTTCCCTTTAAGAGAGACAGTGGACTTTTTTTGAGGCTGCCTCGTACGGATTGCAGAAAGAATCCCCCATTCCTGGTCATTCTTGTGACATCATCTCATAAACAATCAAAAGCCCGGATGGCTATCCGTCAGACATGGGGCAGAGAAAAAAAAGTAGCCAACAAACGCATTGCGACCTATTTTCTCCTGGGAACTACTTTCAATCATGATGACCAGATTGCTATTGCTGTTGAGAACAAGAAATACAGAGACATTATCCAGAAAGATTTTATAGATTCCTACTACAATTTAACATTAAAGACTATGATGGGCCTTGAATGGATTCACAAATTCTGCCCACAATCCAGCTTTGTGATGAAAACAGACTCTGATATGTTTGTGAATACCAACTACCTGACTGAACTCCTCCTAAAGAAAAACAAGAATAATAGGTTCTTCACTGGCTTTTTAAAAGTGAATGAACGCCCAATACGAAAGCTGACCAGTAAGTGGTATGTAAGTGAAGAAGAATATCCAGGAGACACGTACCCTCCTTTTTGTTCAGGGACTGGTTATGTTTTCTCTATAGATATTGCTAGCAAAGTATATACAGTTTCCAAAGATGTTCTTTATATTAAGCTAGAGGATGTTTTCATGGGCCTGTGCCTTGCTAAACTCAACATCAAACTGGAAGAACTCCATTCAGAGCAAACGTTCTTCCCAGAGAAGGTCAATTTTTCTGCTTGCCGTTTTAGGAAAATTGTGACAAGCCACTTTGCAAGACCTCATGAGATTCTGATCTACTGGGATGCACTGGCAAGATCCCTGGATGAAAACTGTCATGATGGCTGA